The sequence attgaaattacagacttttacagacattcaaTTTTCGAAAACTTTGAACTGCCAAACAAAATCCTGTTTGGCTTCCCAATTAAACTATTTTGGGTTATGGGAATTTCGTATATAAGGATCTCTATAAGGTTTCCAAACGTTATCATTTTGGAATTCCCTTTTAGGGTTCTTGAAGGGATTCCTTTGGAGTTCCAAAAAGAATCCTTTTAGAATTCCAAACGGATAGATTCTttgattcctttcgaaaacctAAAAAGATTCTATCCACAAATCCAAAATTAATCCTTTATGAAACCAAAAATGATTCCGTTCGAAAGCCCGAAAGGATCCCATTGGGGTTGCCAAAAGATATCCGTTCGTTCGGATTTCAGTACAGAATTATGTGAACTTCCGATCGTAATCCTACTGGGTTTACTACCGGAATCCCTCAgagtttctgaacgaaattcttttgggctttcgaaaaGAATCACTCTGGGCTTCTCAAAGATATCCTTTTGGACTTCAAAAAACGAAATTGTGATGGGATTCTTAATATAATCATTCTAGAATCCCGAAGCCCTAACAAAATTTTGTTCGGAACTGCAAAAGGAATCGATTGATTAAACTTTCGACTGGGCTTTTAAACGGAATCTTTTTCTGCTGGACAAGGGATTCCCATGAGAGTACTTAAGGGATTTCCTACCGAAGCCCTAACAGGATTTTGTTCGGAACTGCAAAACGAATTGATTCGAAAACCCAGAAGAGTTCTCTCCGAAAACCAAAAAGAACTCCGTttagaaaaccaaaaaaatctcGGTTCGTAAATCCAAATAAGTCATTTATCTGGGTATCCGAACGAAATTATTTGggatcctggaaggaattcatttatatttctgaacgaaatttttGTGGGCTTCCAAATcagaattcttttgggttttcgaaCGGAACCTTGTTGGGCTgctgaacgaaattattttagaCTTCTCTTTCAAACGGATTCCTTTTAGACTTTTGAAAGCAatacttttggaattccgagtgGGAGATTTGTTTTCTCATTCTGTACAAGCGATATCTTTTTTGGATTCCGAAGTCTTAaaagattccgtttggaagccaAAAGTTTTTTTCTTCGAAAGCGCAAAAGGAGTTAAGCtcggaagcccaaaaaagtttgaaagacCCAAGGCTCTCCGTTTATAAACCCAAAAGATGTCCGTTCCCGTTTTTGTGTTTCCAAACGGGATAATTCCTTCTGTGCCTCTCCTTCGAACCAAACTCTTTTGAACTTCACAATATACACATATTGATAAGATTATTATTCAAAGCTTTTTGGTGGgatatcttcacttgtcataagatgagatAGTATTATCCCATTTTAATTCACCACTTGATAGTAAACAGTTGCTTCaagaatacgtattttgacctcaaccgCAACCTTACTTGTCTTCTGTATCTCgttcttgactcgacttaaggtcactcctgacagaatccaagtttcaaagtgctcgcgttttcgcgatacggaggcggcggacaactgtcatttttgttgattcagctttgctgcgccgaaaataaaaatgacagttgtgcgttgcttccgtatcgagtggtgtgcccccgaaaacgcgagcactttgaaacttggattctgtcaggagtgaccttaagtctTACACCGactttttgattattgaaatctCATATTCTACGTTGTCAAAAGTGTAtggtttttgaataattttctaattcctGTACAGTGAATGTTCGCTAactggggtttttctagttggggcgctttttagttgggggttcgctaattggggtgaaacccaattaaaaagcagataaacgtcagaatgtgatgtaaaaaacgcgttgacgttttgtttccgtgtttggcgggatcgatattttctggcgcgtaaaattttcctttgttcaatgcaaaaagtaaacaacattgacgcttgtcaaagcgccccaattagcgaacggcattcgctagttggggtgaggtcgtgccccaattagcgaacgatcactgtacctTCTAAACTccatacaaaagatattttagttactagataaagattgtcgctactgttccctttgttctgctgtccgaaacatgtgtggtacatacctgtcaaatcgtatggattttccttctttgacatttagctcccctatcctcgccagcaaaagatgttccggacagcgacgacagcgacaatctttatctagtaactaaaatatcttttctccatacagacaaatacagacattttgctgagattgatacagatttataaaaattgtatctggcatccctgctcgATAAGTCACTGATGACAGACACTGTCAAGAGTGTCAACTGTCATCTCATTCTTTTCAAGTAAAAATTGCAGCCGAACCAAAACACGTTTTTGTGTTGCTGCTGCCGAAATTCGGCATTTTGTTGATTTCCTCCGGTAGTTTAGTGCGCAGTTTCTCCGGCCACCATGACGGCACGTTCCAAATCCCGGCGGGATAAAAATAATCGTATCCGCCGCGCCAAGAACAAGGTGAAGGAGCTTAAAAAGCTGAAAAAGACCCTCGGTCTGATCGACGATGACGGAATGGAGATAATGGAAAAGGTGAAGGATATCACCGAGCAGCAGAAGCGGAAGGAGGTAAGTGCGGGTGTGGGGCATCGTAAATGGGTGGTAAATTGATCCGTAAGGAGAAAATGTCGATGGTTTTAGGTTTGAAGATTCCTTACCAACTCTTCCTATAATCGTCAACGTAAACAAAATCGGCCATTGTTATTACGATGTTATTTGATTTTAAATCTATAATACACTCTCCCCACAATTATGGTACACTTGacaaaaaagtaatatttttacaATCACTGTTTTAATTGGATTTATTTGGTGAAATTTTATTTGATCAGTGTTGTCCATAGTTGTGACATCGacaatattttcccacaatcgtttttttttttcaaaattttgtctgTCGACATCCATTATCAAAAGCAATAgtgctctatctggaataagggcgaatgtcgcaagagaggattctcttcgccgacttcccctctttttaataaaagtgacaagcagtggatttctttgtggtttatcacctcagcacgatagaaaacaatgcgaacttgcattctgaggtgataaactgcaaagaaatcctctgcttgtcacttttatttaaaagaggggaagtcgacgaagagaattctctcttgcgacattcgcccttttaccagatagagctagATGTTGTAGGATAGTCTTGTATGACAACAATTGCAATGGCAGTATGAATGAATTTATAACTAATATTTGCAACGACGTGGTTTACATTCGCCTTGGACACAAATGGTTTTAGCCATCGATTCGGGGTTCAGTAATTTTATCATAATcaaaacaattttgttgaaatcttgtaaggcaaaattttgttttcttaatgaaaatcatttttcTTTTATAAACATTGCAGGAGGAAGAGAAACTCAAACAGGAAGCAATGGACGAGATCGTTCGTAGGGAGACCGATAAgataagaaagaaagaggagTACATCGTAATAGAACATCCGGAATCAAAGGTCAAACACAAGTACAATGTCAATACGAAACGGGATCAGTTCGGACAGTACCCGGTTTGGTATAATGCCCGGAAAGAGCGCAGGAAGCAGCTGTTGATGCAGGGTAAAATCAAGCGGAAGCGCGGACGCCCGGGAAGGAGGATGCACTTCATTGATGCCACATCAAACTATCGAGGCGCTATGTAGGATACAAAATcatccacgattgtcttggctAATAATTTGGTTTAAGTTTATTCTTACT comes from Armigeres subalbatus isolate Guangzhou_Male chromosome 2, GZ_Asu_2, whole genome shotgun sequence and encodes:
- the LOC134209098 gene encoding protein LLP homolog, whose protein sequence is MTARSKSRRDKNNRIRRAKNKVKELKKLKKTLGLIDDDGMEIMEKVKDITEQQKRKEEEEKLKQEAMDEIVRRETDKIRKKEEYIVIEHPESKVKHKYNVNTKRDQFGQYPVWYNARKERRKQLLMQGKIKRKRGRPGRRMHFIDATSNYRGAM